In Gallaecimonas pentaromativorans, the following are encoded in one genomic region:
- a CDS encoding FtsQ-type POTRA domain-containing protein encodes MVRGWGFWLGVVFFALVMAGFTWAGFALWGTMKDEGQLPVVEIEVKGAHPHIPADDIRAVLKARPLGSFFTVDVNDVQKRLEAMPWVYQAAVRKAWPRKLQVYLVEQKPVAVWNDRGLLNDQGQVFNAAPTDKENGLPRLYGEDGNSVDELEGFKGLETLLGGNGYQLTAAWLSDRNSWELQLKGGLKIILGREDTLRRVQRFIDCFPYLQGSDKQPAYLDMRYDIGFAVGWKEEEKKETP; translated from the coding sequence GTGGTGCGAGGTTGGGGGTTTTGGCTGGGGGTGGTGTTTTTCGCCCTGGTAATGGCGGGTTTCACCTGGGCCGGTTTTGCCCTGTGGGGAACCATGAAAGACGAGGGGCAGCTGCCGGTCGTGGAGATCGAGGTGAAAGGGGCGCACCCCCACATCCCGGCCGACGACATCAGAGCGGTGCTCAAGGCCCGGCCCCTGGGCAGCTTCTTTACCGTTGATGTCAACGATGTACAGAAGCGTCTCGAAGCCATGCCCTGGGTGTATCAGGCGGCGGTGCGCAAGGCCTGGCCTCGCAAGCTGCAGGTGTACCTGGTGGAGCAAAAGCCGGTGGCGGTGTGGAACGACAGAGGCCTGCTGAACGACCAAGGCCAGGTGTTTAACGCTGCGCCCACAGACAAAGAAAACGGCCTGCCTCGGCTGTACGGCGAGGACGGCAACAGCGTCGACGAGCTGGAAGGCTTTAAGGGCCTGGAAACCCTGCTCGGCGGCAACGGTTATCAGCTGACGGCGGCCTGGCTTTCAGACCGCAACAGCTGGGAATTACAGCTCAAGGGTGGTTTGAAGATCATCTTGGGCCGAGAAGACACCCTTCGAAGGGTGCAACGCTTTATCGATTGCTTCCCCTACTTGCAGGGAAGCGACAAGCAGCCAGCCTACCTGGACATGCGGTACGACATCGGCTTTGCCGTGGGCTGGAAGGAAGAGGAAAAGAAAGAGACGCCATGA
- a CDS encoding D-alanine--D-alanine ligase produces MSKVAVLLGGNSAERPISLLSGEAVLRGLIAGGIDAHAFDPAERPLEDLHREGFDKVFIALHGRGGEDGTVQGALEWLGIPYTGSRVLGSALAMDKVRTKQIWQSLGLPTADFWILEKGLLDDTLAADIMTGPVMVKPSREGSSLGMKKASTVAELKDAVAEAVALDDVVLVERWINGPEFTVGILDNQPLPVIQMKTPNGFYDYQAKYQSNTTQYLIPCGLPAEQEDALKVLSMKAFHAVGAEGWGRVDAMLDEHGHFQLLEVNTVPGMTEKSLVPKAAKATGMDFSTLVCRILASAR; encoded by the coding sequence ATGAGCAAGGTCGCCGTACTGCTGGGCGGCAACTCCGCCGAGCGCCCCATCTCGTTGTTGTCCGGCGAAGCGGTGCTGCGCGGTTTGATTGCTGGCGGCATCGACGCCCATGCTTTCGACCCGGCCGAGCGCCCGTTGGAAGATTTGCACCGCGAAGGTTTCGACAAGGTCTTTATCGCCCTGCATGGCCGTGGCGGCGAAGACGGCACAGTGCAAGGGGCCCTGGAATGGCTGGGTATCCCCTACACCGGCAGCCGGGTGCTGGGCTCGGCCCTGGCCATGGACAAGGTGCGCACCAAGCAGATCTGGCAAAGCCTGGGGCTGCCTACCGCCGACTTTTGGATCCTTGAAAAAGGCCTGTTGGATGACACCCTGGCCGCTGATATTATGACCGGCCCGGTGATGGTCAAGCCGTCTCGGGAAGGCTCCAGTCTTGGCATGAAAAAAGCCAGCACCGTAGCCGAGTTGAAGGACGCTGTCGCAGAGGCTGTTGCGCTGGACGACGTGGTATTGGTCGAGCGCTGGATCAACGGTCCCGAATTCACCGTGGGCATTCTCGATAACCAGCCGTTGCCGGTTATTCAGATGAAAACGCCCAATGGCTTTTACGACTACCAAGCCAAATACCAGTCCAACACCACCCAGTACCTCATCCCCTGTGGCCTGCCGGCCGAGCAGGAGGATGCGCTTAAGGTTTTGTCCATGAAAGCCTTCCACGCCGTGGGCGCTGAGGGCTGGGGGCGGGTGGACGCCATGCTCGACGAGCATGGCCATTTTCAATTGCTGGAAGTGAACACAGTGCCGGGCATGACCGAAAAGAGCCTGGTACCCAAGGCAGCCAAGGCCACCGGTATGGATTTTTCTACCCTGGTGTGCCGCATCCTGGCATCGGCCCGGTAA
- the murC gene encoding UDP-N-acetylmuramate--L-alanine ligase has product MTRTGPMRRVERIHFVGIGGAGMGGIAEVLLGEGYQITGSDLSRNAVTERLASLGATIWTQHQASNVDGASVVVVSTAIKGDNPEVLEARARRIPVVRRAEMLAELMRFRQGIAVAGTHGKTTTTSLVSSLLFEGGLDPTFVIGGLLNSHGTNAKLGTGSYLVAEADESDASFLHLQPLMSVVTNIEPDHMDTYGGDFEKLKATFVDFLHNLPFYGLAVLCIDDPVVRDLAAPELGRQYLTYGFSDDADVRGHDFSQSANQSRFVAERKGHAPLQVTLNLPGRHNAQNALAAIAIATDLGISDAAIQAALAKFQGIGRRFQHYGEFVTSKGKVMLVDDYGHHPSEVDVTIKAARAGWPDKRLVMVFQPHRYTRTRDLYEDFAEVLSQVDVLVMLDVYSAGETPITGADSRSLCRTIRSRSQLEPVFVSSLDDVPKALYELMNEGDLVITQGAGNVGSLARGLAQAGLEVQP; this is encoded by the coding sequence ATGACCAGAACTGGCCCTATGCGCCGCGTTGAGCGGATCCACTTTGTCGGCATCGGTGGTGCCGGCATGGGGGGGATCGCCGAAGTCCTGCTGGGCGAAGGGTATCAAATCACCGGCTCAGACTTGAGCCGCAACGCCGTGACCGAGCGTCTGGCGAGCTTGGGCGCCACCATCTGGACCCAGCATCAGGCCAGTAACGTGGACGGCGCCTCGGTGGTGGTGGTGTCAACCGCCATCAAGGGCGACAACCCGGAAGTGCTGGAAGCCCGAGCCCGGCGTATCCCGGTGGTGCGCCGCGCCGAAATGCTGGCCGAGCTGATGCGTTTTCGCCAGGGCATTGCCGTGGCCGGTACCCACGGCAAAACCACCACCACCAGTCTGGTGTCCAGCCTGCTGTTTGAAGGCGGCCTGGACCCGACCTTCGTGATTGGCGGCCTGCTCAACTCCCACGGCACCAATGCCAAACTGGGCACCGGCTCCTACCTGGTGGCGGAAGCGGACGAATCCGACGCCTCGTTTTTGCACCTGCAGCCTTTGATGTCTGTAGTGACCAACATCGAGCCAGACCACATGGACACCTACGGTGGCGACTTTGAAAAGCTCAAGGCCACCTTTGTCGACTTCCTGCACAACCTGCCGTTCTACGGCCTGGCGGTGCTGTGTATCGACGACCCGGTGGTGCGGGATCTGGCCGCCCCTGAGCTTGGCCGCCAATACCTCACTTACGGTTTCAGTGACGACGCCGATGTGCGTGGCCACGACTTTTCCCAAAGCGCCAACCAAAGCCGCTTTGTGGCCGAACGCAAGGGCCACGCGCCGCTGCAGGTTACCCTCAACCTGCCTGGGCGCCACAATGCCCAAAACGCCCTGGCCGCCATTGCCATCGCTACCGATCTTGGCATCAGCGACGCCGCCATCCAGGCCGCCCTCGCGAAATTCCAGGGTATCGGCCGGCGCTTCCAGCATTACGGCGAGTTTGTGACCAGCAAGGGCAAGGTGATGCTGGTGGACGATTACGGCCACCACCCTTCGGAAGTGGATGTCACCATCAAGGCCGCCCGTGCCGGTTGGCCCGACAAGCGCCTGGTGATGGTGTTCCAGCCGCACCGCTATACCCGCACCCGCGACTTGTACGAAGACTTTGCCGAAGTGCTGAGCCAAGTCGATGTGCTGGTGATGCTGGATGTCTACAGCGCCGGGGAAACCCCTATCACTGGTGCCGACAGCCGCTCCTTGTGCCGCACCATCCGCTCTCGCTCGCAGCTCGAACCGGTGTTTGTGTCCAGCCTCGACGACGTACCCAAGGCCCTGTATGAGCTGATGAACGAAGGGGATTTGGTGATAACCCAAGGCGCCGGCAACGTCGGCTCCCTGGCCCGAGGCCTGGCCCAAGCTGGCCTGGAGGTGCAGCCATGA
- the murG gene encoding undecaprenyldiphospho-muramoylpentapeptide beta-N-acetylglucosaminyltransferase: MKRLMVMAGGTGGHIFPALAVAQHLQKEGWLIDWLGTPTRMEADIVPKYDIPLHFVNIQGVRGNGLKRLLVTPFKLVKAVFDAWRLFGRLQPDVVLGMGGFASGPGGIAAKLRGIPLVLHEQNAVSGVTNRYLAKVASKVMQAFPGAFAGAEVVGNPIRERLFHIKREAHQGPMRVLVIGGSLGAQVFNEVLPEAFAKAGVPLDVFHQTGKGRSSEVQARYEQLGFEAQVADFVDDMASAYGWADVMVCRAGALTVSELAAVGLPSILVPLPSAVDDHQTQNARFLTEHHGAILLPQSEFNAERIGSLLKEWHHDPEQLLEMGTAAHRQAKPDATEAVASVCRQLAGLEKSDRL, translated from the coding sequence ATGAAACGTTTGATGGTGATGGCCGGCGGTACCGGCGGCCATATCTTCCCGGCCCTGGCGGTTGCCCAGCACCTGCAAAAGGAAGGCTGGTTGATTGACTGGCTGGGCACCCCCACCCGGATGGAAGCGGATATCGTGCCCAAGTACGACATTCCGCTGCATTTCGTGAATATCCAAGGGGTGCGGGGCAACGGCCTGAAGCGGCTGTTGGTCACCCCCTTCAAGCTGGTCAAGGCGGTGTTTGACGCCTGGCGGCTGTTCGGCCGTTTACAGCCCGATGTGGTGCTGGGCATGGGCGGCTTTGCCTCCGGCCCCGGCGGCATTGCCGCCAAGCTGCGCGGCATTCCGCTGGTGCTCCATGAACAAAACGCGGTGAGCGGTGTTACCAACCGGTATCTGGCCAAGGTGGCCAGCAAAGTAATGCAGGCTTTCCCCGGCGCCTTTGCCGGAGCCGAGGTGGTGGGGAACCCCATTCGCGAGCGGCTCTTTCATATCAAGCGTGAAGCCCACCAAGGGCCGATGCGGGTGTTGGTGATTGGCGGCAGCCTGGGGGCGCAGGTCTTTAACGAGGTGTTGCCCGAAGCCTTTGCCAAGGCCGGAGTGCCGTTGGATGTCTTCCACCAGACCGGCAAGGGCCGCAGCAGCGAGGTGCAGGCCCGCTATGAGCAACTGGGCTTTGAGGCCCAGGTGGCCGATTTTGTTGACGACATGGCCTCTGCCTATGGCTGGGCCGATGTGATGGTGTGCCGGGCCGGCGCGCTGACGGTCTCGGAGCTGGCCGCCGTCGGCCTGCCGTCCATTCTGGTGCCGCTGCCAAGCGCGGTGGACGACCACCAGACCCAGAACGCCCGTTTTCTGACTGAACACCATGGCGCCATCTTATTGCCACAAAGCGAGTTCAACGCCGAGCGCATTGGCTCCTTGCTCAAGGAATGGCACCACGACCCGGAACAACTGCTGGAGATGGGCACCGCTGCCCACCGCCAGGCAAAACCTGATGCAACCGAAGCTGTGGCTTCGGTGTGCCGGCAACTGGCCGGCCTTGAAAAGAGTGACAGATTATGA
- the ftsW gene encoding cell division protein FtsW, with the protein MIALASLRERFFTKEADTALYDRPLIAVILGLLAFGWVMIASASMPEANRLTGDPFYIIYKESTFVVGAVVLAIITLQTPIAVWARFNGYLLLAALFLLLAVLVVGHNVNGATRWFRLGPINVQAAEPAKLFLFAYLSGYLVRRHQEVRENFVGFVKPLGVFFLMALMLLAQPDLGTVVVMLVTTLGLLFLAGARVWQFIAMIVMGVAALVLLVITEPYRMKRVTGFLDPWADPFGTGYQLTQSLMAFGRGGLTGQGLGNSILKMEYLPEAHTDFIMAIVAEELGFVAVLAVMAVIFWIVLRALKIGRHAMANERFFEGFFAYSIAIWVAFQTAVNLGVAAGAFPTKGLTMPLISYGGSSLWIMTIALMVLVRIDHESRLAQTHARGGRS; encoded by the coding sequence ATGATCGCCCTTGCCAGCCTGCGTGAGCGTTTCTTCACCAAAGAGGCCGATACTGCCCTCTACGATCGTCCCCTGATCGCGGTGATCCTCGGCTTGCTGGCCTTCGGTTGGGTGATGATTGCCTCGGCGTCCATGCCCGAAGCTAACCGCCTCACCGGCGACCCGTTCTACATCATCTACAAGGAAAGCACCTTCGTGGTGGGGGCGGTTGTGCTTGCCATCATTACCTTGCAGACCCCGATTGCGGTGTGGGCCCGTTTTAACGGCTACCTGCTGCTGGCGGCCTTGTTCCTGCTGCTGGCGGTGCTGGTGGTGGGCCACAACGTCAACGGCGCCACCCGCTGGTTCCGCCTTGGCCCCATCAACGTGCAGGCGGCAGAGCCAGCCAAGCTGTTCCTCTTTGCCTACCTCTCCGGCTATCTGGTACGCCGCCACCAGGAAGTGCGGGAGAACTTTGTCGGTTTTGTTAAACCGCTGGGCGTGTTCTTCCTGATGGCGCTGATGCTGCTGGCCCAGCCCGACCTTGGCACCGTGGTGGTGATGTTGGTCACCACCTTGGGCCTGTTGTTTTTGGCCGGCGCCCGGGTCTGGCAGTTTATCGCCATGATCGTCATGGGGGTGGCGGCGCTGGTGCTGCTGGTTATTACCGAGCCCTACCGGATGAAGCGGGTCACCGGCTTCCTCGACCCCTGGGCCGACCCCTTCGGCACCGGTTACCAATTGACCCAGTCGCTGATGGCCTTTGGCCGCGGCGGCCTCACCGGCCAGGGCCTGGGCAATTCCATCCTCAAGATGGAATACCTGCCCGAAGCCCATACCGACTTCATCATGGCCATCGTCGCCGAGGAGCTGGGCTTTGTGGCGGTGCTGGCGGTGATGGCGGTGATTTTCTGGATAGTGCTGCGGGCCCTTAAGATTGGCCGCCACGCCATGGCCAACGAGCGCTTCTTCGAGGGCTTTTTCGCGTATTCGATTGCCATCTGGGTGGCCTTTCAAACCGCCGTTAACCTCGGGGTGGCGGCTGGCGCCTTCCCCACCAAGGGACTGACCATGCCGCTTATTTCCTATGGCGGCTCCAGCCTTTGGATCATGACCATCGCGCTGATGGTGCTGGTGCGTATCGACCACGAAAGCCGGCTGGCCCAAACCCACGCCAGGGGAGGCCGCTCATGA
- the murD gene encoding UDP-N-acetylmuramoyl-L-alanine--D-glutamate ligase, producing MIGVVGLGISGLATINWLMERGVAVRAFDTRPAPPILAELPDEVEVHLGPLDPLELAQCLYLVVSPGIAKDHPALVKSGLEIIGDVELFARNCKAPVVAITGSNGKSTVTSLVGDMASKAGMRVAVGGNIGVPVLALPVDARLYVLELSSFQLETTTSLKPVAATILNLSPDHLDRYRTMAEYGAAKQRIYQGASHCIYNSDDAATTPPQGGVSFGSQGLYHLAGGMLMRGEEPLMATAEVRIIGRHNHMNALAALALGEAAGIPLGAMIKSLKSFRGLPHRCEVVAEKDGVLFVNDSKATNLGSLEAALDGFADIDGNIILLAGGDAKGADLSPLAARMGKVSALICFGQDGDKVAALKAGAHRVETLDEALPLAASLAKPGDLVLLSPACASLDQFTNFEARGARFRELVEAL from the coding sequence ATGATTGGCGTCGTCGGTCTTGGCATCAGCGGTCTGGCTACCATCAACTGGTTGATGGAGCGCGGCGTTGCCGTGCGCGCCTTTGACACCCGCCCGGCGCCGCCAATTTTGGCCGAGCTGCCCGACGAAGTGGAAGTGCACCTGGGGCCGCTGGACCCGCTGGAGCTGGCTCAGTGCCTGTATCTGGTGGTAAGCCCCGGTATTGCCAAAGACCACCCGGCGCTGGTGAAAAGCGGCCTTGAGATCATCGGCGATGTAGAGCTTTTTGCCCGCAACTGTAAAGCGCCGGTGGTGGCCATTACCGGCTCCAACGGCAAGAGCACCGTCACCAGCCTGGTCGGCGACATGGCCAGCAAGGCCGGTATGCGGGTGGCGGTGGGCGGCAACATCGGCGTGCCGGTGCTGGCGCTGCCGGTGGACGCCAGGCTTTATGTGCTGGAGCTCTCGAGCTTCCAGCTGGAAACCACCACCAGCCTCAAGCCGGTGGCCGCTACCATTCTTAACCTCAGCCCAGACCACCTCGACCGCTACCGCACCATGGCCGAGTATGGCGCCGCCAAGCAGCGCATCTACCAGGGCGCCAGCCACTGCATTTACAACAGCGACGATGCCGCCACCACACCGCCCCAGGGCGGGGTGAGCTTTGGCAGCCAGGGGCTTTATCACCTGGCCGGTGGCATGCTGATGCGCGGCGAAGAGCCGCTGATGGCCACCGCCGAGGTGCGCATCATCGGCCGCCACAACCATATGAACGCCCTGGCGGCCCTGGCTCTTGGCGAAGCGGCCGGCATTCCCCTTGGCGCCATGATCAAAAGCCTGAAGAGTTTTCGGGGCCTGCCCCATCGCTGCGAAGTGGTGGCCGAGAAGGACGGGGTGCTGTTCGTCAACGACTCCAAAGCCACCAACCTTGGCTCCCTCGAAGCGGCCCTGGACGGCTTTGCCGATATCGACGGCAACATCATCCTGCTGGCCGGTGGCGACGCCAAAGGCGCCGATCTCAGCCCCCTCGCGGCGAGGATGGGCAAGGTGAGCGCCCTTATCTGCTTTGGCCAAGACGGTGACAAGGTTGCCGCCCTCAAAGCCGGCGCGCACCGGGTTGAAACCCTGGATGAGGCCCTGCCGCTGGCTGCGAGCCTCGCCAAGCCCGGCGATCTGGTGTTGTTGTCGCCGGCCTGCGCCAGCCTCGACCAATTTACCAACTTCGAAGCGCGGGGCGCGCGCTTTCGCGAACTGGTGGAGGCCTTATGA
- the mraY gene encoding phospho-N-acetylmuramoyl-pentapeptide-transferase, whose translation MLVWLAEYLTQYINGFNVFSYLTFRAILSALTALILSVYIGPRMIKALVRLQVGQTVRDDGPQSHLSKSGTPTMGGLMILLSVSVSGLLWANLANPYVWVVLFVLLSYGAIGFVDDYRKVVRKDPKGLIARWKYFWQSVVAIGVAVFLYWQAKPEETQLVLPFLKDVMPQLGLFYIILTYFVMVGTSNAVNLTDGLDGLAIMPTVMVAAAFALIAYLTGNVKFAEYLHIPYVRHASELVILCTALVGAGLGFLWFNTYPAQVFMGDVGSLALGGTLGIIAVLVRQEILLVIMGGVFVMETLSVILQVGSYKLRGRRIFRMAPIHHHYELKGWPEPRVIVRFWIISLILVLIGLATLKVR comes from the coding sequence ATGCTAGTCTGGCTGGCCGAGTACCTGACCCAGTACATCAACGGGTTCAACGTTTTCTCTTACCTGACCTTCAGGGCCATTTTAAGCGCCCTGACGGCACTTATTCTGTCGGTCTACATAGGCCCCCGGATGATCAAAGCGCTGGTGCGGCTGCAAGTGGGCCAAACCGTGCGTGACGACGGCCCGCAAAGCCACCTGTCCAAATCCGGTACCCCCACCATGGGCGGCCTGATGATTTTGCTGTCGGTGTCGGTATCCGGGCTGCTGTGGGCAAACCTCGCCAACCCCTACGTGTGGGTGGTGCTGTTTGTGCTGCTGTCCTACGGCGCCATCGGCTTTGTGGACGATTACCGCAAGGTGGTGCGCAAGGACCCTAAAGGCCTTATCGCCCGCTGGAAGTACTTCTGGCAATCGGTGGTGGCCATCGGTGTGGCAGTGTTCCTGTACTGGCAGGCCAAACCCGAAGAAACCCAACTGGTGCTGCCCTTCCTTAAGGATGTGATGCCGCAGCTGGGGCTCTTTTACATCATCCTGACCTACTTCGTGATGGTAGGCACCTCCAACGCGGTCAACCTTACCGACGGCCTCGATGGCCTGGCTATCATGCCTACCGTGATGGTGGCGGCGGCCTTTGCGCTCATTGCCTACCTCACCGGCAACGTGAAATTCGCCGAGTACCTGCACATTCCCTATGTGCGCCACGCCTCGGAGCTGGTGATCCTCTGCACCGCCCTGGTGGGCGCGGGCCTTGGCTTTTTGTGGTTCAACACCTACCCGGCCCAGGTGTTCATGGGCGATGTGGGCTCTTTGGCGCTGGGCGGCACCCTTGGCATCATCGCGGTGCTGGTGCGCCAGGAAATTTTGCTGGTGATCATGGGCGGCGTGTTCGTGATGGAGACGTTGTCGGTGATTTTGCAGGTGGGCTCTTACAAGCTGCGGGGCCGGCGGATCTTTCGCATGGCGCCCATCCACCACCACTACGAACTCAAAGGCTGGCCTGAGCCGAGAGTGATTGTCCGCTTCTGGATAATCTCCCTCATTCTGGTCCTCATCGGCCTTGCAACCTTGAAGGTGCGGTAA
- a CDS encoding UDP-N-acetylmuramoyl-tripeptide--D-alanyl-D-alanine ligase yields the protein MLKMTLSDIAKAIDAQLLGEDISVEAVSTDTRQLQGGELFVALIGERFDAHDFIANASKAAALLVSRQVESDQPQLLVKDTRLALGQLGHYLKARVAPLSAALTGSCGKTTVKEMLAAILAHKGRVLATQGNFNNDIGVPLTLLRLRGDEDYGVFELGANHQGEIAYTVSLVEPDVALINNVAPTHLAGFGTLEGIARAKGEIYGGIKAGGTAVVNLDDDFAPQWLAQLKDQKVLTFGYAEGADITATDIQDQLEAGSRFTLGVGPKRLSVTMPLPGRHNVANAMAAAACALALGVELEVIADGLAQVQPVPGRLIFKSLGQRGRLIDDTYNASVGAVKAAINTLVGFDGRRVLVLGDLGELGEKAGYYHAELGRYAKAAGVDNLFTLGVLSQAATDAFGLGARHFDNKEGLVNSLVLALADESAEVSILVKGARSSRMELVVQLIAASPLAAPQGAAC from the coding sequence ATGCTGAAAATGACGTTATCCGACATTGCCAAGGCCATTGATGCCCAATTGCTTGGCGAGGATATCAGCGTTGAGGCGGTTAGTACCGATACCCGCCAGTTGCAGGGCGGCGAGCTGTTTGTGGCCCTTATCGGCGAACGTTTTGATGCCCATGATTTTATCGCCAACGCCAGCAAGGCGGCGGCATTGCTGGTAAGCCGCCAGGTCGAGAGCGACCAGCCGCAGCTGCTGGTCAAAGACACCCGCCTGGCCCTTGGCCAACTGGGCCATTACCTCAAAGCCAGGGTGGCGCCGCTGTCGGCAGCGCTGACCGGCTCTTGCGGTAAAACCACCGTCAAGGAAATGCTGGCCGCCATCCTGGCTCATAAAGGCCGGGTGCTGGCGACCCAGGGCAATTTCAACAACGACATCGGTGTGCCCCTGACCCTGCTGCGCCTTCGCGGCGACGAAGACTATGGCGTCTTCGAGCTGGGCGCCAATCACCAGGGCGAAATTGCCTACACCGTCTCCCTGGTGGAGCCAGACGTAGCCCTGATCAACAACGTGGCGCCGACCCACCTGGCCGGTTTTGGCACCCTCGAAGGCATTGCCCGGGCCAAGGGCGAGATTTACGGCGGCATCAAGGCTGGCGGCACGGCGGTGGTGAACCTCGACGATGATTTTGCCCCCCAATGGCTGGCTCAGCTCAAAGACCAAAAAGTGCTGACCTTCGGTTATGCCGAGGGCGCCGACATTACCGCCACCGACATTCAAGACCAGCTTGAGGCCGGCAGCCGCTTCACCCTTGGTGTGGGGCCAAAGCGCCTGAGCGTTACCATGCCGCTGCCTGGCCGCCACAACGTGGCCAATGCCATGGCCGCCGCCGCCTGTGCTTTGGCGCTGGGAGTGGAGCTTGAGGTGATTGCTGATGGTCTGGCTCAGGTCCAGCCGGTACCGGGTCGCCTTATCTTCAAGTCCCTCGGCCAGCGTGGCCGGTTGATTGACGACACCTACAACGCCTCGGTGGGCGCCGTCAAAGCAGCCATCAACACCCTGGTGGGCTTTGACGGCCGCCGGGTGCTGGTGCTGGGGGATCTGGGCGAACTGGGGGAAAAGGCCGGTTACTACCACGCCGAGCTTGGCCGTTATGCCAAGGCCGCCGGGGTGGACAATCTCTTTACCCTGGGTGTGCTCAGCCAGGCCGCCACCGACGCCTTCGGTCTCGGTGCCCGGCATTTTGATAACAAAGAAGGGCTGGTAAACAGCCTCGTTCTGGCATTGGCCGACGAATCGGCCGAGGTCAGCATTCTGGTGAAGGGAGCGCGTAGCTCGCGTATGGAATTGGTAGTGCAATTGATTGCGGCAAGCCCACTGGCTGCCCCACAGGGGGCCGCATGCTAG
- the murE gene encoding UDP-N-acetylmuramoyl-L-alanyl-D-glutamate--2,6-diaminopimelate ligase gives MVNWQLKALLAPWFDTPVDAAVDTLCLDSRAVRAGTLFVAIPGHKVDGRHFIDDALEQGASAVLQEADDFAVEMRGAVPVVSFPALRRSLSALAWRFYGEPQIVPVGITGTNGKTTTSQLLAQLCDKLGSNAGIVGTLGAGRFGELVPALNTTPDAIAVARTLAGLKASGCELAAMEVSSHALSQGRVSAVPYKVAIFTNLSRDHLDYHGTLGAYAAAKAQLFDWPTLTASVINADDPIGESWLRERKGRQHTIAYSLEPIDPAMASQVLFVTDVRPHLGGVRAKVKGSFGEAELASPLLGIFNLSNLLAAIAGGLALGFDLKALCAAATSVQPVLGRMQAFERAGRPQVVVDYAHTPDALEAALTALRPHTKGKLWCVFGCGGDRDPGKRPLMTQAVEKCADIGVITADNPRSEKVMDIIQQMLAGNSYGDAMQVVADRREAIRHAIFQASPLDVVLIAGKGHEDYQEINGERLHFSDIEEVQRALDEEPSC, from the coding sequence GTGGTTAACTGGCAGCTAAAAGCCCTGTTGGCGCCCTGGTTCGATACCCCTGTTGACGCCGCCGTCGACACCCTGTGCTTAGATTCACGCGCGGTGCGCGCCGGCACCCTGTTTGTGGCCATTCCCGGCCATAAGGTCGATGGCCGCCACTTTATCGACGACGCCTTAGAGCAGGGCGCCAGCGCCGTGCTGCAAGAGGCGGACGATTTTGCCGTCGAGATGCGCGGCGCCGTGCCGGTGGTGTCCTTCCCGGCCTTGAGGCGCAGCCTGTCGGCCCTGGCTTGGCGCTTTTACGGCGAGCCGCAAATCGTGCCGGTGGGCATTACCGGCACCAACGGCAAAACCACCACCTCCCAACTCTTGGCGCAGCTTTGCGACAAACTGGGCAGCAACGCCGGTATTGTTGGCACCTTGGGCGCCGGACGTTTTGGCGAGCTGGTTCCGGCCCTTAACACCACCCCCGATGCCATCGCTGTGGCCCGCACCTTGGCCGGGCTCAAAGCCAGTGGCTGCGAGCTGGCGGCCATGGAGGTGTCTAGCCACGCCTTGAGCCAGGGGCGGGTCAGTGCTGTGCCTTATAAAGTGGCCATCTTTACCAATTTGAGCCGTGACCATCTCGATTATCACGGCACGCTAGGGGCTTATGCCGCCGCCAAGGCTCAGCTGTTTGACTGGCCGACTTTAACCGCCTCGGTGATCAACGCCGACGACCCCATCGGCGAGTCTTGGCTTCGCGAGCGCAAGGGCCGCCAGCACACCATCGCTTATAGCCTTGAGCCCATCGACCCGGCCATGGCCAGCCAGGTGCTCTTTGTCACCGACGTGCGTCCGCACCTTGGCGGCGTCAGGGCCAAGGTCAAAGGCAGCTTTGGTGAAGCGGAGCTGGCCTCGCCGCTGCTGGGGATCTTCAACCTCTCCAATTTGCTGGCCGCCATTGCCGGCGGCCTGGCCCTGGGCTTTGACCTAAAAGCCCTGTGCGCAGCCGCCACCAGTGTTCAACCGGTGCTGGGCAGGATGCAGGCCTTCGAGCGGGCTGGCCGGCCGCAGGTGGTAGTGGATTACGCCCACACCCCCGATGCATTGGAAGCGGCGCTTACCGCCCTTCGCCCCCACACCAAGGGCAAGCTCTGGTGCGTCTTTGGTTGCGGCGGCGACCGCGACCCCGGCAAACGCCCCTTGATGACCCAAGCGGTAGAAAAATGCGCCGATATTGGCGTTATCACCGCGGATAACCCCCGCAGTGAAAAGGTAATGGACATTATTCAGCAGATGTTGGCAGGCAACTCTTATGGTGACGCCATGCAGGTGGTGGCTGACCGTCGGGAAGCCATTCGCCATGCCATCTTTCAGGCCTCGCCCCTGGATGTGGTGCTCATCGCCGGCAAAGGCCATGAGGATTACCAGGAGATCAACGGCGAGCGCCTGCACTTTAGCGACATTGAAGAGGTCCAGCGGGCGCTGGACGAGGAGCCTTCATGCTGA